A part of Rhinolophus ferrumequinum isolate MPI-CBG mRhiFer1 chromosome 11, mRhiFer1_v1.p, whole genome shotgun sequence genomic DNA contains:
- the SIGIRR gene encoding single Ig IL-1-related receptor isoform X2 encodes MAGVCDRAPDFLSPSGNQVLGPALGSVASLNCTAWVVSGPHCPLPSVQWLKDGLPLNNGSHYDLHEASWVKANLSEVLVSSVLGINLTSAEDYGAFTCSVQNVSSFSFTLWRAGPVSHLAAVLASLLVLLVLLLAALFYVKCRLNVLLWYQDTYGEVEVNDGKLYDAYVSYSDSPEDRKFVNFILKPQLERRRGYKLFLDDRDLLPRAEPSADLLVNLSRCRRLIVVLSDAFLSRAWCSHSFREGLCRLLELTRRPIFITFEGQRRDPAHPALHLLRQHRHLVTLLRWKPGSVELQLALPRKVQYKAMEGDPQTRLQDDKDPMLVVRGRLPEGGTLDPELDPDPEGDLGVRGPVFGKPSAPPCATGVSLGEGRVSEVDVSDLGSRNYSARTDFYCLVSKDDM; translated from the exons ATGGCAG GTGTCTGCGACAGGGCCCCCGACTTCCTCTCCCCTTCTGGAAACCAGGTCTTGGGGCCTGCCTTGGGCAGTGTGGCCAGCCTGAACTGCACAGCCTGGGTGGTCTCTGGGCCCCACTGTCCCCTGCCCTCAGTCCAGTGGCTAAAAGATGGGCTGCCGCTGAACAATGGAAGCCACTATGACCTCCATGAGGCCTCCTG GGTCAAGGCCAACTTGTCAGAGGTGCTTGTGTCCAGTGTCCTGGGTATCAACCTGACCAGTGCTGAGGACTATGGGGCCTTCACCTGCTCGGTCCAGAATGTCAGCTCCTTCTCCTTCACTCTTTGGAGAGCTG GCCCGGTGAGCCACTTGGCTGCAGTGCTGGCCTCACTCCTGGTCCTGCTGGTCCTGCTTCTGGCCGCGCTGTTCTACGTGAAGTGTCGACTCAACGTGCTACTCTGGTACCAGGACACGTACGGGGAGGTGGAGGTTAACG ACGGGAAGCTCTACGACGCCTACGTCTCCTACAGCGACAGCCCTGAGGATCGGAAGTTCGTGAACTTCATCCTGAAGCCGCAGCTGGAGCGGCGTCGGGGCTACAAGCTCTTCCTGGACGACCGCGACCTCTTGCCGCGTGCAG AGCCCTCTGCAGACCTGCTAGTGAACTTGAGCCGCTGCCGGCGTCTCATCGTGGTGCTGTCGGACGCCTTCCTCAGCCGGGCCTGGTGCAGCCACAGCTTTCG GGAGGGCCTGTGCCGGCTGCTGGAGCTCACGCGCAGACCCATCTTCATCACCTTTGAGGGCCAGCGGCGCGATCCCGCGCACCCTGCGCTGCACCTGCTGCGTCAGCACCGCCACCTGGTGACCCTGCTGCGCTGGAAGCCCGGCTCCGTG GAGCTCCAGTTGGCACTGCCCCGGAAGGTGCAGTACAAAGCGATGGAAGGGGACCCCCAGACCCGCCTGCAGGATGACAAGGACCCTATGCTGGTTGTGCGAGGCCGCCTTCCAGAGGGTGGTACCCTGGACCCAGAGCTCGACCCCGACCCCGAGGGGGACCTGG GTGTCCGAGGGCCTGTCTTTGGGAAGCCATCAGCTCCACCATGTGCAACTGGGGTCTCGCTCGGAGAGGGCCGGGTTAGCGAGGTGGACGTCTCGGACCTTGGCTCCCGCAACTACAGCGCCCGCACGGACTTCTACTGCCTGGTGTCCAAGGACGACATgtag
- the SIGIRR gene encoding single Ig IL-1-related receptor isoform X1 yields MAGVCDRAPDFLSPSGNQVLGPALGSVASLNCTAWVVSGPHCPLPSVQWLKDGLPLNNGSHYDLHEASWVKANLSEVLVSSVLGINLTSAEDYGAFTCSVQNVSSFSFTLWRAGPVSHLAAVLASLLVLLVLLLAALFYVKCRLNVLLWYQDTYGEVEVNDGKLYDAYVSYSDSPEDRKFVNFILKPQLERRRGYKLFLDDRDLLPRAEPSADLLVNLSRCRRLIVVLSDAFLSRAWCSHSFREGLCRLLELTRRPIFITFEGQRRDPAHPALHLLRQHRHLVTLLRWKPGSVTPSSDFWKELQLALPRKVQYKAMEGDPQTRLQDDKDPMLVVRGRLPEGGTLDPELDPDPEGDLGVRGPVFGKPSAPPCATGVSLGEGRVSEVDVSDLGSRNYSARTDFYCLVSKDDM; encoded by the exons ATGGCAG GTGTCTGCGACAGGGCCCCCGACTTCCTCTCCCCTTCTGGAAACCAGGTCTTGGGGCCTGCCTTGGGCAGTGTGGCCAGCCTGAACTGCACAGCCTGGGTGGTCTCTGGGCCCCACTGTCCCCTGCCCTCAGTCCAGTGGCTAAAAGATGGGCTGCCGCTGAACAATGGAAGCCACTATGACCTCCATGAGGCCTCCTG GGTCAAGGCCAACTTGTCAGAGGTGCTTGTGTCCAGTGTCCTGGGTATCAACCTGACCAGTGCTGAGGACTATGGGGCCTTCACCTGCTCGGTCCAGAATGTCAGCTCCTTCTCCTTCACTCTTTGGAGAGCTG GCCCGGTGAGCCACTTGGCTGCAGTGCTGGCCTCACTCCTGGTCCTGCTGGTCCTGCTTCTGGCCGCGCTGTTCTACGTGAAGTGTCGACTCAACGTGCTACTCTGGTACCAGGACACGTACGGGGAGGTGGAGGTTAACG ACGGGAAGCTCTACGACGCCTACGTCTCCTACAGCGACAGCCCTGAGGATCGGAAGTTCGTGAACTTCATCCTGAAGCCGCAGCTGGAGCGGCGTCGGGGCTACAAGCTCTTCCTGGACGACCGCGACCTCTTGCCGCGTGCAG AGCCCTCTGCAGACCTGCTAGTGAACTTGAGCCGCTGCCGGCGTCTCATCGTGGTGCTGTCGGACGCCTTCCTCAGCCGGGCCTGGTGCAGCCACAGCTTTCG GGAGGGCCTGTGCCGGCTGCTGGAGCTCACGCGCAGACCCATCTTCATCACCTTTGAGGGCCAGCGGCGCGATCCCGCGCACCCTGCGCTGCACCTGCTGCGTCAGCACCGCCACCTGGTGACCCTGCTGCGCTGGAAGCCCGGCTCCGTG ACACCTTCCTCCGATTTTTGGAAGGAGCTCCAGTTGGCACTGCCCCGGAAGGTGCAGTACAAAGCGATGGAAGGGGACCCCCAGACCCGCCTGCAGGATGACAAGGACCCTATGCTGGTTGTGCGAGGCCGCCTTCCAGAGGGTGGTACCCTGGACCCAGAGCTCGACCCCGACCCCGAGGGGGACCTGG GTGTCCGAGGGCCTGTCTTTGGGAAGCCATCAGCTCCACCATGTGCAACTGGGGTCTCGCTCGGAGAGGGCCGGGTTAGCGAGGTGGACGTCTCGGACCTTGGCTCCCGCAACTACAGCGCCCGCACGGACTTCTACTGCCTGGTGTCCAAGGACGACATgtag
- the SIGIRR gene encoding single Ig IL-1-related receptor isoform X3, whose product MAGVCDRAPDFLSPSGNQVLGPALGSVASLNCTAWVVSGPHCPLPSVQWLKDGLPLNNGSHYDLHEASCVLGINLTSAEDYGAFTCSVQNVSSFSFTLWRAGPVSHLAAVLASLLVLLVLLLAALFYVKCRLNVLLWYQDTYGEVEVNDGKLYDAYVSYSDSPEDRKFVNFILKPQLERRRGYKLFLDDRDLLPRAEPSADLLVNLSRCRRLIVVLSDAFLSRAWCSHSFREGLCRLLELTRRPIFITFEGQRRDPAHPALHLLRQHRHLVTLLRWKPGSVTPSSDFWKELQLALPRKVQYKAMEGDPQTRLQDDKDPMLVVRGRLPEGGTLDPELDPDPEGDLGVRGPVFGKPSAPPCATGVSLGEGRVSEVDVSDLGSRNYSARTDFYCLVSKDDM is encoded by the exons ATGGCAG GTGTCTGCGACAGGGCCCCCGACTTCCTCTCCCCTTCTGGAAACCAGGTCTTGGGGCCTGCCTTGGGCAGTGTGGCCAGCCTGAACTGCACAGCCTGGGTGGTCTCTGGGCCCCACTGTCCCCTGCCCTCAGTCCAGTGGCTAAAAGATGGGCTGCCGCTGAACAATGGAAGCCACTATGACCTCCATGAGGCCTCCTG TGTCCTGGGTATCAACCTGACCAGTGCTGAGGACTATGGGGCCTTCACCTGCTCGGTCCAGAATGTCAGCTCCTTCTCCTTCACTCTTTGGAGAGCTG GCCCGGTGAGCCACTTGGCTGCAGTGCTGGCCTCACTCCTGGTCCTGCTGGTCCTGCTTCTGGCCGCGCTGTTCTACGTGAAGTGTCGACTCAACGTGCTACTCTGGTACCAGGACACGTACGGGGAGGTGGAGGTTAACG ACGGGAAGCTCTACGACGCCTACGTCTCCTACAGCGACAGCCCTGAGGATCGGAAGTTCGTGAACTTCATCCTGAAGCCGCAGCTGGAGCGGCGTCGGGGCTACAAGCTCTTCCTGGACGACCGCGACCTCTTGCCGCGTGCAG AGCCCTCTGCAGACCTGCTAGTGAACTTGAGCCGCTGCCGGCGTCTCATCGTGGTGCTGTCGGACGCCTTCCTCAGCCGGGCCTGGTGCAGCCACAGCTTTCG GGAGGGCCTGTGCCGGCTGCTGGAGCTCACGCGCAGACCCATCTTCATCACCTTTGAGGGCCAGCGGCGCGATCCCGCGCACCCTGCGCTGCACCTGCTGCGTCAGCACCGCCACCTGGTGACCCTGCTGCGCTGGAAGCCCGGCTCCGTG ACACCTTCCTCCGATTTTTGGAAGGAGCTCCAGTTGGCACTGCCCCGGAAGGTGCAGTACAAAGCGATGGAAGGGGACCCCCAGACCCGCCTGCAGGATGACAAGGACCCTATGCTGGTTGTGCGAGGCCGCCTTCCAGAGGGTGGTACCCTGGACCCAGAGCTCGACCCCGACCCCGAGGGGGACCTGG GTGTCCGAGGGCCTGTCTTTGGGAAGCCATCAGCTCCACCATGTGCAACTGGGGTCTCGCTCGGAGAGGGCCGGGTTAGCGAGGTGGACGTCTCGGACCTTGGCTCCCGCAACTACAGCGCCCGCACGGACTTCTACTGCCTGGTGTCCAAGGACGACATgtag
- the PKP3 gene encoding plakophilin-3 isoform X2 produces MQDGNFLLSALQPEAGVCSLALPSDLQLDRRGTEGPEAERLRAARVQEQVRARLLQLGQQPRHNGTAEHDGVSGTARGAFRGQYHTLQTGFSSRSQGLSGDSTSTFRPIAKPTYSPASWSSRSAVDLSCSRRLSSAHNGGSAFGAVGYGGAQPALPIPPRPVSFHERCGIGSRVDYDTLSLRSLRLGTGGLDDHCSVLSEHLEPATTYERQASSSSGRAGGLDWPEAAEGPPIRTIRAPAMRTLQRFQSSHRSRGGAGVMPGGMLEPVTRAPSVRSLSLSLGDSGHLPDVRGLDSYSGHRTLQRLSSGFDDIDLPSAVKYLMASDPNLQVLGAAYIQHKCYSDAMAKKQARSLLAVPRLVKLFNHANQEVQRHATGAMRNLIYDNADNKLALVEENGIFELLRTLREQDDELRKNVTGILWNLSSSDHLKDRLARDTLEQLTDLVLSPLSGAGGPPLIQQNASEAEIFYNATGFLRNLSSASQATRQKMRECHGLVDALVTYINHALDVGKCEDKSVENAVCVLRNLSYRLYDEMPPSALQRLEGRGRRDVAGAPPGEVVGCFTPQSRRLRELPLTADALTFAEVSKDPKGMEWLWSPQIVGLYNRLLQRCELNRHTTEAAAGALQNITAGDRRWAGVLSRLALEQERILNPLLDRVRTADHHQLRSLTGLIRNLSRNARNKDEMSTKVVSHLIEKLPGSVGEKSAPADVLVNIIAVLNNLVVVSPIAARDLLYFDGLRKLVFIKKKRDSPDSEKSSRAASSLLANLWQYNKLHRDFRAKGYRKEDFLGL; encoded by the exons ATGCAGGACGGTAACTTCCTGCTGTCGGCCCTGCAGCCGGAGGCTGGCGTGTGCTCCCTGGCGCTGCCCTCGGACCTGCAGCTGGACCGCCGGGGCACAGAGGGGCCGGAAGCCGAGCGTCTGCGAGCTGCCCGAGTCCAGGAGCAGGTCCGAGCCCGCCTCCTGCAGCTGGGCCAGCAGCCGAGGCACAACGGGACAGCTGAGCATGACGGGGTCTCTGGGACAGCCAGAG GTGCGTTCCGCGGCCAGTACCACACCCTACAGACTGGTTTCAGCTCACGCTCCCAGGGCCTGAGTGGGGACAGCACCTCG ACCTTCCGGCCCATCGCCAAGCCCACCTACAGCCCAGCCTCCTGGTCTTCCCGTTCAGCTGTGGACTTGAGCTGCAGTCGGAGGCTGAGCTCTGCCCACAATGGGGGCAGTGCCTTTGGGGCTGTGGGATACGGGGGAGCCCAGCCCGCCCTACCCATCCCCCCCCGGCCTGTGTCCTTCCACGAGCGCTGCGGCATAGGGAGCCGGGTGGACTATGACACCTTGTCCCTACGCTCACTGCGGCTGGGGACCGGGGGCCTGGATGACCACTGCAGTGTGCTGTCAGAGCATCTGGAGCCTGCCACCACCTACGAGCGCCAGGCCAGCTCCAGTTCTGGCCGGGCAGGGGGCCTGGACTGGCCGGAGGCCGCTGAGGGGCCGCCCATCCGCACCATCCGTGCTCCCGCCATGCGGACCCTGCAGCGGTTCCAGAGCAGCCACCGCAGCCGTGGGGGAGCTGGGGTGATGCCGGGGGGCATGCTGGAGCCCGTGACCCGAGCGCCATCCGTGCgcagcctcagcctcagcctgggTGACTCTGGCCACCTGCCGGATGTGCGTGGGCTGGACAGCTACAGCGGCCACCGCACCCTGCAGAGACTCAGCAGCGG CTTCGACGACATTGACCTGCCGTCAGCAGTTAAGTACCTCATGGCCTCAGACCCCAACCTGCAGGTGTTGGGAGCAGCCTACATCCAGCACAAGTGCTACAGCGACGCAATGGCCAAGAAGCAG GCCCGCAGCCTCCTGGCTGTGCCCCGGCTGGTGAAGCTCTTCAACCACGCCAACCAGGAGGTGCAGCGCCACGCCACGGGCGCCATGCGTAACCTCATCTATGACAACGCGGACAACAAGCTGGCATTGGTGGAGGAGAATGGCATCTTCGAGCTGCTGCGGACACTGCGCGAACAGGATGACGAGCTTCGCAAGAACGTCACAG GGATCCTGTGGAACCTGTCCTCCAGCGACCACCTAAAGGACCGCCTGGCCCGAGACACGCTGGAGCAGCTCACAGACCTGGTGCTGAGTCCCCTCTCGGGGGCCGGGGGGCCACCCCTCATACAGCAGAACGCCTCTGAGGCCGAGATCTTCTACAATGCCACAGGCTTTCTCAG GAACCTCAGCTCGGCGTCCCAGGCCACTCGCCAAAAGATGCGCGAGTGCCACGGGCTGGTGGACGCCTTGGTCACCTACATTAACCACGCCCTTGACGTGGGCAAGTGTGAGGACAAG AGCGTGGAGAACGCAGTGTGCGTGCTGAGGAACCTGTCCTACCGCCTGTATGACGAGATGCCGCCGTCCGCCCTGCAGCGGCTGGAGGGCCGGGGCCGCAGGGATGTGGCCGGGGCGCCACCGGGCGAGGTGGTGGGCTGCTTCACGCCGCAGAGCCGGCGGCTCCGAGAG CTACCCCTCACGGCCGATGCCCTCACCTTTGCGGAGGTGTCTAAGGATCCCAAAGGCATGGAGTGGCTGTGGAGCCCCCAGATCGTGGGCCTGTACAACCGCCTGCTGCAGCGCTGTGAGCTCAACCGGCACACCACGGAGGCGGCTGCCGGGGCCCTGCAGAACATCACCGCCGGCGATCGCAGG TGGGCAGGAGTGCTCAGCCGCCTGGCTCTGGAGCAGGAGCGTATACTGAACCCTCTGTTGGACCGTGTTCGGACGGCTGACCACCACCAGCTGCGCTCACTGACCGGCCTCATCCGAAACCTGTCTCGGAATGCCAGGAACAAGGACGAGATGT CCACCAAGGTAGTGAGTCACCTGATCGAGAAGCTGCCGGGCAGTGTGGGTGAGAAGTCTGCCCCAGCTGACGTGCTGGTGAACATCATAGCTGTGCTCAACAACCTGGTGGTGGTCAGCCCCATCGCCGCCCGAGACCTGCTCTACTTCGACGGGCTCCGCAAACTGGTCTTCATCAAGAAGAAGCGGGACAG CCCTGACAGTGAGAAGTCCTCCCGGGCGGCCTCCAGCCTCTTGGCCAATCTGTGGCAGTACAACAAGCTCCACCGAGATTTCCGCGCG AAGGGCTATCGAAAGGAGGACTTCCTGGGCCTGTAG
- the PKP3 gene encoding plakophilin-3 isoform X1, translated as MEPRTPQQAAVTSRMSYGVPSVPTTNGPEAGVCSLALPSDLQLDRRGTEGPEAERLRAARVQEQVRARLLQLGQQPRHNGTAEHDGVSGTARGAFRGQYHTLQTGFSSRSQGLSGDSTSTFRPIAKPTYSPASWSSRSAVDLSCSRRLSSAHNGGSAFGAVGYGGAQPALPIPPRPVSFHERCGIGSRVDYDTLSLRSLRLGTGGLDDHCSVLSEHLEPATTYERQASSSSGRAGGLDWPEAAEGPPIRTIRAPAMRTLQRFQSSHRSRGGAGVMPGGMLEPVTRAPSVRSLSLSLGDSGHLPDVRGLDSYSGHRTLQRLSSGFDDIDLPSAVKYLMASDPNLQVLGAAYIQHKCYSDAMAKKQARSLLAVPRLVKLFNHANQEVQRHATGAMRNLIYDNADNKLALVEENGIFELLRTLREQDDELRKNVTGILWNLSSSDHLKDRLARDTLEQLTDLVLSPLSGAGGPPLIQQNASEAEIFYNATGFLRNLSSASQATRQKMRECHGLVDALVTYINHALDVGKCEDKSVENAVCVLRNLSYRLYDEMPPSALQRLEGRGRRDVAGAPPGEVVGCFTPQSRRLRELPLTADALTFAEVSKDPKGMEWLWSPQIVGLYNRLLQRCELNRHTTEAAAGALQNITAGDRRWAGVLSRLALEQERILNPLLDRVRTADHHQLRSLTGLIRNLSRNARNKDEMSTKVVSHLIEKLPGSVGEKSAPADVLVNIIAVLNNLVVVSPIAARDLLYFDGLRKLVFIKKKRDSPDSEKSSRAASSLLANLWQYNKLHRDFRAKGYRKEDFLGL; from the exons ATGGAGCCCAGGACCCCTCAGCAGGCAGCAGTGACCTCCAGGATGAGCTACGGGGTCCCCAGTGTCCCGACCACCAACGGG CCGGAGGCTGGCGTGTGCTCCCTGGCGCTGCCCTCGGACCTGCAGCTGGACCGCCGGGGCACAGAGGGGCCGGAAGCCGAGCGTCTGCGAGCTGCCCGAGTCCAGGAGCAGGTCCGAGCCCGCCTCCTGCAGCTGGGCCAGCAGCCGAGGCACAACGGGACAGCTGAGCATGACGGGGTCTCTGGGACAGCCAGAG GTGCGTTCCGCGGCCAGTACCACACCCTACAGACTGGTTTCAGCTCACGCTCCCAGGGCCTGAGTGGGGACAGCACCTCG ACCTTCCGGCCCATCGCCAAGCCCACCTACAGCCCAGCCTCCTGGTCTTCCCGTTCAGCTGTGGACTTGAGCTGCAGTCGGAGGCTGAGCTCTGCCCACAATGGGGGCAGTGCCTTTGGGGCTGTGGGATACGGGGGAGCCCAGCCCGCCCTACCCATCCCCCCCCGGCCTGTGTCCTTCCACGAGCGCTGCGGCATAGGGAGCCGGGTGGACTATGACACCTTGTCCCTACGCTCACTGCGGCTGGGGACCGGGGGCCTGGATGACCACTGCAGTGTGCTGTCAGAGCATCTGGAGCCTGCCACCACCTACGAGCGCCAGGCCAGCTCCAGTTCTGGCCGGGCAGGGGGCCTGGACTGGCCGGAGGCCGCTGAGGGGCCGCCCATCCGCACCATCCGTGCTCCCGCCATGCGGACCCTGCAGCGGTTCCAGAGCAGCCACCGCAGCCGTGGGGGAGCTGGGGTGATGCCGGGGGGCATGCTGGAGCCCGTGACCCGAGCGCCATCCGTGCgcagcctcagcctcagcctgggTGACTCTGGCCACCTGCCGGATGTGCGTGGGCTGGACAGCTACAGCGGCCACCGCACCCTGCAGAGACTCAGCAGCGG CTTCGACGACATTGACCTGCCGTCAGCAGTTAAGTACCTCATGGCCTCAGACCCCAACCTGCAGGTGTTGGGAGCAGCCTACATCCAGCACAAGTGCTACAGCGACGCAATGGCCAAGAAGCAG GCCCGCAGCCTCCTGGCTGTGCCCCGGCTGGTGAAGCTCTTCAACCACGCCAACCAGGAGGTGCAGCGCCACGCCACGGGCGCCATGCGTAACCTCATCTATGACAACGCGGACAACAAGCTGGCATTGGTGGAGGAGAATGGCATCTTCGAGCTGCTGCGGACACTGCGCGAACAGGATGACGAGCTTCGCAAGAACGTCACAG GGATCCTGTGGAACCTGTCCTCCAGCGACCACCTAAAGGACCGCCTGGCCCGAGACACGCTGGAGCAGCTCACAGACCTGGTGCTGAGTCCCCTCTCGGGGGCCGGGGGGCCACCCCTCATACAGCAGAACGCCTCTGAGGCCGAGATCTTCTACAATGCCACAGGCTTTCTCAG GAACCTCAGCTCGGCGTCCCAGGCCACTCGCCAAAAGATGCGCGAGTGCCACGGGCTGGTGGACGCCTTGGTCACCTACATTAACCACGCCCTTGACGTGGGCAAGTGTGAGGACAAG AGCGTGGAGAACGCAGTGTGCGTGCTGAGGAACCTGTCCTACCGCCTGTATGACGAGATGCCGCCGTCCGCCCTGCAGCGGCTGGAGGGCCGGGGCCGCAGGGATGTGGCCGGGGCGCCACCGGGCGAGGTGGTGGGCTGCTTCACGCCGCAGAGCCGGCGGCTCCGAGAG CTACCCCTCACGGCCGATGCCCTCACCTTTGCGGAGGTGTCTAAGGATCCCAAAGGCATGGAGTGGCTGTGGAGCCCCCAGATCGTGGGCCTGTACAACCGCCTGCTGCAGCGCTGTGAGCTCAACCGGCACACCACGGAGGCGGCTGCCGGGGCCCTGCAGAACATCACCGCCGGCGATCGCAGG TGGGCAGGAGTGCTCAGCCGCCTGGCTCTGGAGCAGGAGCGTATACTGAACCCTCTGTTGGACCGTGTTCGGACGGCTGACCACCACCAGCTGCGCTCACTGACCGGCCTCATCCGAAACCTGTCTCGGAATGCCAGGAACAAGGACGAGATGT CCACCAAGGTAGTGAGTCACCTGATCGAGAAGCTGCCGGGCAGTGTGGGTGAGAAGTCTGCCCCAGCTGACGTGCTGGTGAACATCATAGCTGTGCTCAACAACCTGGTGGTGGTCAGCCCCATCGCCGCCCGAGACCTGCTCTACTTCGACGGGCTCCGCAAACTGGTCTTCATCAAGAAGAAGCGGGACAG CCCTGACAGTGAGAAGTCCTCCCGGGCGGCCTCCAGCCTCTTGGCCAATCTGTGGCAGTACAACAAGCTCCACCGAGATTTCCGCGCG AAGGGCTATCGAAAGGAGGACTTCCTGGGCCTGTAG